The Anopheles coluzzii chromosome 2, AcolN3, whole genome shotgun sequence genome window below encodes:
- the LOC120951466 gene encoding fumarate hydratase, mitochondrial-like isoform X3 produces the protein MASKDVGFRTESDTFGELKVPNDKYYGAQTVRSTMNFPIGGPTERMPQPVITAMGILKKAAALVNKEYGLDPKIADAIALAADDVISGKLYDDHFPLVIWQTGSGTQTNMNVNEVISNRAIELLGGQLGSKTPVHPNDHVNKSQSSNDTFPTAIHVSVARELTGNLRPAIQTLHDALKAKSDEFKDIIKIGRTHTQDAVPLTLGQEFSGYVQQMAFALDRIEAVLPRVYMLAIGGTAVGTGLNTRVGFAEKVAAKIGELTGLPFVSAPNKFEALAARDAMVEVSGCLNTIAVSCMKIANDIRFLGSGPRCGLGELSLPENEPGSSIMPGKVNPTQCEAMTMVCAQVMGNNVAVTVGGSNGHFELNVFKPLVVSNVLRSIRLLSDSARTFTKNCVVGIEANRANIDKIMNESLMLVTALNPHIGYDKAAKIAKTAHKEGTTLKQSALKLGYLTEEQFTEWVRPENMLGPK, from the exons ATG GCAAGCAAAGATGTAGGCTTCCGCACGGAGTCGGACACGTTCGGCGAGCTGAAGGTGCCGAACGACAAATACTACGGTGCCCAGACCGTACGCTCGACGATGAACTTCCCGATCGGTGGACCGACCGAACGGATGCCCCAGCCCGTCATCACTGCGATGGGCATCCTGAAGAAGGCGGCCGCCCTGGTGAACAAGGAGTACGGGCTGGATCCGAAGATTGCCGACGCGATCGCGCTGGCCGCGGACGACGTGATCTCCGGCAAGCTGTACGACGACCACTTCCCGCTCGTGATCTGGCAGACGGGCTCGGGCACGCAAACGAACATGAACGTGAACGAGGTGATCAGCAACCGGGCGATCGAGCTGCTCGGCGGCCAGCTCGGCTCGAAGACGCCCGTCCACCCGAACGATCACGTCAACAAGTCACAGTCGTCGAACGACACCTTCCCGACCGCGATCCACGTGTCGGTGGCCCGCGAGCTGACGGGCAATCTGCGCCCCGCCATCCAAACGCTGCACGACGCACTGAAGGCCAAGTCGGACGAGTTCAAGGACATCATTAAGATTGgccgcacgcacacgcaggACGCGGTGCCGCTGACACTCGGCCAGGAGTTCAGCGGGTACGTGCAGCAGATGGCCTTCGCGCTGGATCGCATCGAGGCGGTGCTGCCGCGCGTGTACATGCTCGCCATCGGTGGTACCGCGGTCGGTACGGGGCTGAACACGCGCGTCGGGTTCGCCGAGAAGGTGGCGGCCAAGATCGGCGAGCTGACGGGGTTGCCGTTCGTGTCGGCGCCGAACAAATTCGAAGCGCTGGCGGCGCGCGACGCGATGGTGGAAGTGTCCGGCTGCTTGAACACGATCGCCGTCAGCTGCATGAAGATTGCGAACGACATTCGCTTCCTCGGTTCCGGACCGCGCTGCGGGCTCGGTGAGCTGAGCCTGCCGGAGAACGAACCGGGCAGCTCGATCATGCCGGGCAAGGTGAATCCAACGCAGTGCGAAGCGATGACCATGGTGTGCGCGCAGGTGATGGGCAACAATGTGGCCGTTACGGTGGGTGGATCGAACGGCCACTTTGAGCTGAACGTGTTCAAGCCCCTGGTCGTCTCGAACGTGCTGCGATCGATCCGGCTGCTCT CGGACAGCGCCCGTACCTTCACGAAGAACTGTGTGGTGGGCATCGAGGCCAACCGGGCCAACATTGACAAAATCATGAACGAGTCGCTGATGCTGGTCACGGCACTGAACCCGCACATCGGCTACGACAAGGCGGCCAAGATTGCCAAGACGGCACACAAGGAAGGCACCACGCTGAAGCAGTCCGCCCTCAAGCTGGGCTACCTGACCGAGGAACAGTTTaccgaatgggtccgaccggaGAACATGCTGGGACCGAAGTGA
- the LOC120951466 gene encoding fumarate hydratase, mitochondrial-like isoform X2, translating into MAATVEMASKDVGFRTESDTFGELKVPNDKYYGAQTVRSTMNFPIGGPTERMPQPVITAMGILKKAAALVNKEYGLDPKIADAIALAADDVISGKLYDDHFPLVIWQTGSGTQTNMNVNEVISNRAIELLGGQLGSKTPVHPNDHVNKSQSSNDTFPTAIHVSVARELTGNLRPAIQTLHDALKAKSDEFKDIIKIGRTHTQDAVPLTLGQEFSGYVQQMAFALDRIEAVLPRVYMLAIGGTAVGTGLNTRVGFAEKVAAKIGELTGLPFVSAPNKFEALAARDAMVEVSGCLNTIAVSCMKIANDIRFLGSGPRCGLGELSLPENEPGSSIMPGKVNPTQCEAMTMVCAQVMGNNVAVTVGGSNGHFELNVFKPLVVSNVLRSIRLLSDSARTFTKNCVVGIEANRANIDKIMNESLMLVTALNPHIGYDKAAKIAKTAHKEGTTLKQSALKLGYLTEEQFTEWVRPENMLGPK; encoded by the exons ATGGCAGCAACAGTTGAAATG GCAAGCAAAGATGTAGGCTTCCGCACGGAGTCGGACACGTTCGGCGAGCTGAAGGTGCCGAACGACAAATACTACGGTGCCCAGACCGTACGCTCGACGATGAACTTCCCGATCGGTGGACCGACCGAACGGATGCCCCAGCCCGTCATCACTGCGATGGGCATCCTGAAGAAGGCGGCCGCCCTGGTGAACAAGGAGTACGGGCTGGATCCGAAGATTGCCGACGCGATCGCGCTGGCCGCGGACGACGTGATCTCCGGCAAGCTGTACGACGACCACTTCCCGCTCGTGATCTGGCAGACGGGCTCGGGCACGCAAACGAACATGAACGTGAACGAGGTGATCAGCAACCGGGCGATCGAGCTGCTCGGCGGCCAGCTCGGCTCGAAGACGCCCGTCCACCCGAACGATCACGTCAACAAGTCACAGTCGTCGAACGACACCTTCCCGACCGCGATCCACGTGTCGGTGGCCCGCGAGCTGACGGGCAATCTGCGCCCCGCCATCCAAACGCTGCACGACGCACTGAAGGCCAAGTCGGACGAGTTCAAGGACATCATTAAGATTGgccgcacgcacacgcaggACGCGGTGCCGCTGACACTCGGCCAGGAGTTCAGCGGGTACGTGCAGCAGATGGCCTTCGCGCTGGATCGCATCGAGGCGGTGCTGCCGCGCGTGTACATGCTCGCCATCGGTGGTACCGCGGTCGGTACGGGGCTGAACACGCGCGTCGGGTTCGCCGAGAAGGTGGCGGCCAAGATCGGCGAGCTGACGGGGTTGCCGTTCGTGTCGGCGCCGAACAAATTCGAAGCGCTGGCGGCGCGCGACGCGATGGTGGAAGTGTCCGGCTGCTTGAACACGATCGCCGTCAGCTGCATGAAGATTGCGAACGACATTCGCTTCCTCGGTTCCGGACCGCGCTGCGGGCTCGGTGAGCTGAGCCTGCCGGAGAACGAACCGGGCAGCTCGATCATGCCGGGCAAGGTGAATCCAACGCAGTGCGAAGCGATGACCATGGTGTGCGCGCAGGTGATGGGCAACAATGTGGCCGTTACGGTGGGTGGATCGAACGGCCACTTTGAGCTGAACGTGTTCAAGCCCCTGGTCGTCTCGAACGTGCTGCGATCGATCCGGCTGCTCT CGGACAGCGCCCGTACCTTCACGAAGAACTGTGTGGTGGGCATCGAGGCCAACCGGGCCAACATTGACAAAATCATGAACGAGTCGCTGATGCTGGTCACGGCACTGAACCCGCACATCGGCTACGACAAGGCGGCCAAGATTGCCAAGACGGCACACAAGGAAGGCACCACGCTGAAGCAGTCCGCCCTCAAGCTGGGCTACCTGACCGAGGAACAGTTTaccgaatgggtccgaccggaGAACATGCTGGGACCGAAGTGA
- the LOC120951466 gene encoding fumarate hydratase, mitochondrial-like isoform X1, translating to MFHVSRLVVRGQAHVKVCARLAALQSSRHISTGRAASKDVGFRTESDTFGELKVPNDKYYGAQTVRSTMNFPIGGPTERMPQPVITAMGILKKAAALVNKEYGLDPKIADAIALAADDVISGKLYDDHFPLVIWQTGSGTQTNMNVNEVISNRAIELLGGQLGSKTPVHPNDHVNKSQSSNDTFPTAIHVSVARELTGNLRPAIQTLHDALKAKSDEFKDIIKIGRTHTQDAVPLTLGQEFSGYVQQMAFALDRIEAVLPRVYMLAIGGTAVGTGLNTRVGFAEKVAAKIGELTGLPFVSAPNKFEALAARDAMVEVSGCLNTIAVSCMKIANDIRFLGSGPRCGLGELSLPENEPGSSIMPGKVNPTQCEAMTMVCAQVMGNNVAVTVGGSNGHFELNVFKPLVVSNVLRSIRLLSDSARTFTKNCVVGIEANRANIDKIMNESLMLVTALNPHIGYDKAAKIAKTAHKEGTTLKQSALKLGYLTEEQFTEWVRPENMLGPK from the exons ATGTTCCACGTGTCCCGTCTCGTTGTCCGTGGCCAAGCGCACGTGAAGGTTTGCGCCAGGCTAGCCGCTCTCCAGTCCAGCCGCCACATTAGTACCGGGCGCGCG GCAAGCAAAGATGTAGGCTTCCGCACGGAGTCGGACACGTTCGGCGAGCTGAAGGTGCCGAACGACAAATACTACGGTGCCCAGACCGTACGCTCGACGATGAACTTCCCGATCGGTGGACCGACCGAACGGATGCCCCAGCCCGTCATCACTGCGATGGGCATCCTGAAGAAGGCGGCCGCCCTGGTGAACAAGGAGTACGGGCTGGATCCGAAGATTGCCGACGCGATCGCGCTGGCCGCGGACGACGTGATCTCCGGCAAGCTGTACGACGACCACTTCCCGCTCGTGATCTGGCAGACGGGCTCGGGCACGCAAACGAACATGAACGTGAACGAGGTGATCAGCAACCGGGCGATCGAGCTGCTCGGCGGCCAGCTCGGCTCGAAGACGCCCGTCCACCCGAACGATCACGTCAACAAGTCACAGTCGTCGAACGACACCTTCCCGACCGCGATCCACGTGTCGGTGGCCCGCGAGCTGACGGGCAATCTGCGCCCCGCCATCCAAACGCTGCACGACGCACTGAAGGCCAAGTCGGACGAGTTCAAGGACATCATTAAGATTGgccgcacgcacacgcaggACGCGGTGCCGCTGACACTCGGCCAGGAGTTCAGCGGGTACGTGCAGCAGATGGCCTTCGCGCTGGATCGCATCGAGGCGGTGCTGCCGCGCGTGTACATGCTCGCCATCGGTGGTACCGCGGTCGGTACGGGGCTGAACACGCGCGTCGGGTTCGCCGAGAAGGTGGCGGCCAAGATCGGCGAGCTGACGGGGTTGCCGTTCGTGTCGGCGCCGAACAAATTCGAAGCGCTGGCGGCGCGCGACGCGATGGTGGAAGTGTCCGGCTGCTTGAACACGATCGCCGTCAGCTGCATGAAGATTGCGAACGACATTCGCTTCCTCGGTTCCGGACCGCGCTGCGGGCTCGGTGAGCTGAGCCTGCCGGAGAACGAACCGGGCAGCTCGATCATGCCGGGCAAGGTGAATCCAACGCAGTGCGAAGCGATGACCATGGTGTGCGCGCAGGTGATGGGCAACAATGTGGCCGTTACGGTGGGTGGATCGAACGGCCACTTTGAGCTGAACGTGTTCAAGCCCCTGGTCGTCTCGAACGTGCTGCGATCGATCCGGCTGCTCT CGGACAGCGCCCGTACCTTCACGAAGAACTGTGTGGTGGGCATCGAGGCCAACCGGGCCAACATTGACAAAATCATGAACGAGTCGCTGATGCTGGTCACGGCACTGAACCCGCACATCGGCTACGACAAGGCGGCCAAGATTGCCAAGACGGCACACAAGGAAGGCACCACGCTGAAGCAGTCCGCCCTCAAGCTGGGCTACCTGACCGAGGAACAGTTTaccgaatgggtccgaccggaGAACATGCTGGGACCGAAGTGA
- the LOC120951467 gene encoding telomerase Cajal body protein 1 homolog, with protein MSQDETDQHPGANGQDIAEEEQDAPNTPEQDVPMQTEETDADAECSPVAEAHFFKDAACIEVARCSWDRPVRQNYLQGCRWSPDGTCVLTAVNNDGMHIVELPTDLYDKESVPEERPVDLLTSAVHVKEGGLVYDYAWYPGMNSGRPETCCWIASRQHEPIQLWDAFTGGLRCSYKGYDQFDEVEAALSLAFAPADGATIYGGYKKSIKCFDINVPGRETGSWRTKSTASCMAIASSMPDTILFGSWNRSISALDVRSGECLPVGNYAPENSHTAGVTWIGFAPDTEERFVTGARKDPKVLFWDVRKLTQPVQTLVRTCGTNQRIHLAFSPGGRWLISGDTRGILHAWNLHETDEAGRPKELLFPLHWDCLNGVSFHPHGPIMATASGQYHFPHSAANLDADDGEPNPDEPAAKEPTKVENSLTLWWIGKGVFSEE; from the coding sequence ATGAGCCAAGACGAAACGGATCAACATCCCGGTGCTAATGGGCAAGATATTGCGGAAGAAGAACAGGATGCGCCAAATACCCCCGAGCAAGATGTGCCCATGCAGACCGAGGAAACGGATGCGGATGCTGAGTGCAGTCCAGTGGCGGAAGCACATTTCTTCAAAGACGCTGCCTGCATAGAGGTGGCCCGCTGCTCGTGGGATCGCCCGGTGCGACAGAACTATCTGCAAGGCTGCCGCTGGTCGCCGGACGGCACGTGCGTCCTGACCGCGGTCAACAACGATGGAATGCACATCGTCGAACTGCCGACCGATCTGTACGATAAGGAAAGTGTGCCCGAGGAGCGTCCCGTCGATCTGCTGACCTCGGCCGTGCACGTGAAGGAGGGCGGCCTCGTGTACGATTACGCCTGGTATCCGGGTATGAACAGTGGGCGGCCGGAAACGTGCTGCTGGATCGCGTCCCGCCAGCACGAACCCATACAGCTGTGGGACGCATTTACGGGCGGTCTGCGCTGTTCGTACAAGGGCTACGACCAGTTCGACGAGGTGGAGGCAGCCCTCAGCCTCGCCTTCGCACCGGCCGATGGGGCCACAATCTACGGCGGATACAAGAAATCGATCAAGTGCTTCGACATTAACGTACCGGGGCGGGAGACGGGCTCGTGGCGCACGAAATCCACCGCCTCCTGTATGGCGATCGCATCGTCCATGCCGGACACGATCCTGTTCGGCTCGTGGAACCGTAGCATCTCCGCGCTGGATGTGCGGTCCGGCGAATGTTTGCCGGTCGGGAACTATGCCCCCGAGAACAGCCACACGGCGGGTGTCACTTGGATAGGCTTTGCGCCCGACACGGAGGAGCGGTTCGTTACCGGCGCACGCAAGGATCCGAAAGTGCTGTTCTGGGATGTGCGGAAGCTGACGCAACCGGTCCAAACGCTGGTCCGAACCTGTGGCACCAATCAGCGCATACACCTGGCCTTTTCCCCTGGTGGACGGTGGCTGATCAGTGGCGATACTCGAGGCATTCTTCACGCGTGGAACCTGCACGAGACGGACGAAGCGGGCCGGCCGAAGGAGTTGCTGTTCCCGCTGCACTGGGACTGCCTGAACGGTGTTTCGTTTCATCCGCACGGACCCATTATGGCAACAGCGAGTGGGCAGTACCATTTTCCACATTCCGCGGCGAACCTGGACGCTGATGACGGTGAACCAAACCCCGATGAACCGGCGGCCAAGGAACCGACCAAGGTGGAAAACTCTCTCACACTGTGGTGGATCGGCAAGGGTGTGTTTTCGGAGGAATAA
- the LOC120951464 gene encoding uncharacterized protein LOC120951464 isoform X1, which yields MPPPPPPGPPPPPGPPPPPALKLGGGAPSADGRNALLLSIQKGAKLKKTVTVDKSAPAIQGKVTSDGGATRANNRAPGRPTGDDGAPAAAGPTIGGGQPKLGGLFEGLSSMPKLKPVGSRTGAGTGNAPSAASGYQQNKTPSPDASKGSPINNGRLGNGGGSAAAPLDFSDELAQKLTLKKQKQQGSISNNSSSGSVPPAMNPPPTVPNEANLRLNRGPPPQPPTSIQRPSGDNSASKTAPAPPSSSQKSQAPATPNHLKLAGSKPSSATNGPMSAIHSSAAAAAASTSPTINATGGSAPIPNRSALFGGTTTTTVPTTANSSSSSSAMGNGSVPTVAAVPVAPKPVPNYGKPNLAPKPPGMQLGGTAADGGSGTRPTVSRHQSMRSPRSPPVSQTAPAFPANHFGTMRGPPSSAAMFQSSESIVRPVREVTGRPSAPPPKPPTMKPPPPPPVRSVSNTNLTHLPPSLSLAPSSQDNTGGTSSPATEPTTFGSVNNVSSLTLADELRAKVSNVNLSVAGSSANSISTGNLSVLGGGSTLTKGGSLKTTAAPPLPPHRTSPAPPPPVPASTLNSGEAPVPPQRISSIRNSAGSGGSLPAVPTVGSVTSSSSSHNQSHHSQSSTVIITSTSTSAAGGGGSLHRKDTSLTSVSSSSSAAATSSKMPLPEIDLEAKYAFYFHKVTEFPQPIPFLNVPKIYQSELRQQQQQQQGAAQPQPPHRQ from the exons AtgcctccgccgccgccgcctggACCGCCACCACCTCCAGGGCCGCCGCCCCCGCCGGCCCTGAAGCTCGGTGGCGGTGCACCGTCGGCAGACGGGCGGAACGCTCTGCTCCTTTCCATCCAGAAGGGTGCGAAGCTCAAAAAGACGGTTACGGTCGACAAGAGCGCACCGGCCATTCAGGGCAAG GTTACTTCCGATGGAGGAGCGACGCGGGCCAACAATCGAGCACCTGGCCGGCCAACCGGCGACGATGGTGCGCCGGCGGCAGCAGGGCCGACAATCGGCGGTGGACAGCCGAAGCTGGGCGGCCTGTTCGAGGGGCTGTCATCGATGCCGAAATTGAAACCGGTCGGCAGCAGAACGGGAGCTGGCACAG GAAACGCACCTTCGGCAGCATCTGGGTATCAGCAGAACAAAACGCCCTCCCCGGACGCCTCGAAAGGGTCGCCGATTAACAATGGGCGGCTGGGGAATGGTGGCGGTTCCGCCGCCGCCCCGCTAGACTTCTCCGACGAGCTCGCGCAAAAGTTAACGctcaaaaaacagaaacagcaggggagcatcagcaacaacagtagtagtggtagcGTACCTCCCGCCATGAACCCTCCCCCAACCGTGCCGAACGAAGCGAACCTGCGACTGAACCGAGGACCACCACCGCAACCCCCAACATCGATCCAACGG CCATCCGGAGACAATTCGGCGTCAAAGACCGCACCGGCACCGCCCTCCTCCAGTCAGAAAAG CCAAGCACCTGCAACACCCAACCACCTGAAGCTGGCCGGATCGAAACCATCGTCAGCCACGAACGGACCAATGTCCGCTATCCACAGcagtgctgctgccgctgctgcctcTACTAGTCCCACCATCAATGCAACCGGCGGCAGCGCTCCGATCCCGAACCGATCTGCCCTGTTTGGCGgtaccacgacgacgacggtccCAACGACGgctaacagcagcagcagcagcagcgccatgGGTAATGGTAGCGTGCCGACGGTGGCCGCAGTTCCGGTAGCACCGAAACCGGTACCCAATTATGGCAAACCAAATCTAGCACCGAAGCCCCCGGGCATGCAGCTGGGTGGGACGGCCGCAGACGGTGGCAGCGGGACACGACCAACCGTGAGTCGGCATCAGAGCATGCGAAGTCCAAG gtCGCCACCGGTTTCGCAAACCGCACCAGCGTTCCCTGCCAATCACTTCGGTACGATGCGTGGACCACCCTCGTCAGCGGCCATGTTccaatcgtcggaatcgattgtACGACCTGTGCGGGAAGTAACGG GTCGACCATCCGCACCACCGCCAAAGCCTCCCACGATgaaaccaccgccaccgccgccggtgCGGAGCGTCAGCAATACGAACCTAACGCACCTGCCTCCCTCGCTCAGTCTGGCACCGTCGTCGCAGGACAACACCGGCGGCACCAGCTCACCGGCAACCGAACCGACCACCTTCGGCTCGGTCAACAACGTGTCCTCGCTTACGCTGGCGGACGAGCTGCGAGCGAAGGTGTCGAACGTGAACCTGTCGGTCGCGGGCTCGTCGGCCAACTCCATTTCGACCGGCAACTTGAGCGTGCTCGGTGGTGGAAGCACGCTGACGAAAGGTGGCAGCTTGAAAACGACTGCCGCCCCGCCGCTACCACCGCATCGGACCAGCCCcgcaccacctccaccagtTCCGGCGTCGACGCTG AACTCGGGTGAAGCGCCCGTACCACCACAACGCATTTCGTCGATCCGCAATTCGGCCGGTAGCGGCGGCAGCTTACCAGCGGTACCCACTGTCGGCAGcgtcaccagcagcagcagcagtcacaATCAGAGTCATCATAGTCAAAGCAGCACCGTCATTATCACGAGCACCTCCACAtcagctgctggtggtggcggcagTTTGCACCGGAAGGACACATCGCTAACGTCGGTCAGCAGCAGTtcgtcggcggcggcgaccAGCAGTAAGATGCCCCTGCCAGAGATCGACCTGGAGGCGAAGTACGCGTTCTACTTCCACAAGGTGACCGAGTTTCCGCAGCCGATACCGTTCCTGAATGTGCCCAAAATCTATCAAAGCGAactgcggcagcagcagcagcagcagcaaggtgcCGCACAACCGCAACCGCCCCATCGGCAGTAA
- the LOC120951464 gene encoding WAS/WASL-interacting protein family member 2 isoform X2 encodes MPPPPPPGPPPPPGPPPPPALKLGGGAPSADGRNALLLSIQKGAKLKKTVTVDKSAPAIQGKVTSDGGATRANNRAPGRPTGDDGAPAAAGPTIGGGQPKLGGLFEGLSSMPKLKPVGSRTGAGTGNAPSAASGYQQNKTPSPDASKGSPINNGRLGNGGGSAAAPLDFSDELAQKLTLKKQKQQGSISNNSSSGSVPPAMNPPPTVPNEANLRLNRGPPPQPPTSIQRPSGDNSASKTAPAPPSSSQKRSPPVSQTAPAFPANHFGTMRGPPSSAAMFQSSESIVRPVREVTGRPSAPPPKPPTMKPPPPPPVRSVSNTNLTHLPPSLSLAPSSQDNTGGTSSPATEPTTFGSVNNVSSLTLADELRAKVSNVNLSVAGSSANSISTGNLSVLGGGSTLTKGGSLKTTAAPPLPPHRTSPAPPPPVPASTLNSGEAPVPPQRISSIRNSAGSGGSLPAVPTVGSVTSSSSSHNQSHHSQSSTVIITSTSTSAAGGGGSLHRKDTSLTSVSSSSSAAATSSKMPLPEIDLEAKYAFYFHKVTEFPQPIPFLNVPKIYQSELRQQQQQQQGAAQPQPPHRQ; translated from the exons AtgcctccgccgccgccgcctggACCGCCACCACCTCCAGGGCCGCCGCCCCCGCCGGCCCTGAAGCTCGGTGGCGGTGCACCGTCGGCAGACGGGCGGAACGCTCTGCTCCTTTCCATCCAGAAGGGTGCGAAGCTCAAAAAGACGGTTACGGTCGACAAGAGCGCACCGGCCATTCAGGGCAAG GTTACTTCCGATGGAGGAGCGACGCGGGCCAACAATCGAGCACCTGGCCGGCCAACCGGCGACGATGGTGCGCCGGCGGCAGCAGGGCCGACAATCGGCGGTGGACAGCCGAAGCTGGGCGGCCTGTTCGAGGGGCTGTCATCGATGCCGAAATTGAAACCGGTCGGCAGCAGAACGGGAGCTGGCACAG GAAACGCACCTTCGGCAGCATCTGGGTATCAGCAGAACAAAACGCCCTCCCCGGACGCCTCGAAAGGGTCGCCGATTAACAATGGGCGGCTGGGGAATGGTGGCGGTTCCGCCGCCGCCCCGCTAGACTTCTCCGACGAGCTCGCGCAAAAGTTAACGctcaaaaaacagaaacagcaggggagcatcagcaacaacagtagtagtggtagcGTACCTCCCGCCATGAACCCTCCCCCAACCGTGCCGAACGAAGCGAACCTGCGACTGAACCGAGGACCACCACCGCAACCCCCAACATCGATCCAACGG CCATCCGGAGACAATTCGGCGTCAAAGACCGCACCGGCACCGCCCTCCTCCAGTCAGAAAAG gtCGCCACCGGTTTCGCAAACCGCACCAGCGTTCCCTGCCAATCACTTCGGTACGATGCGTGGACCACCCTCGTCAGCGGCCATGTTccaatcgtcggaatcgattgtACGACCTGTGCGGGAAGTAACGG GTCGACCATCCGCACCACCGCCAAAGCCTCCCACGATgaaaccaccgccaccgccgccggtgCGGAGCGTCAGCAATACGAACCTAACGCACCTGCCTCCCTCGCTCAGTCTGGCACCGTCGTCGCAGGACAACACCGGCGGCACCAGCTCACCGGCAACCGAACCGACCACCTTCGGCTCGGTCAACAACGTGTCCTCGCTTACGCTGGCGGACGAGCTGCGAGCGAAGGTGTCGAACGTGAACCTGTCGGTCGCGGGCTCGTCGGCCAACTCCATTTCGACCGGCAACTTGAGCGTGCTCGGTGGTGGAAGCACGCTGACGAAAGGTGGCAGCTTGAAAACGACTGCCGCCCCGCCGCTACCACCGCATCGGACCAGCCCcgcaccacctccaccagtTCCGGCGTCGACGCTG AACTCGGGTGAAGCGCCCGTACCACCACAACGCATTTCGTCGATCCGCAATTCGGCCGGTAGCGGCGGCAGCTTACCAGCGGTACCCACTGTCGGCAGcgtcaccagcagcagcagcagtcacaATCAGAGTCATCATAGTCAAAGCAGCACCGTCATTATCACGAGCACCTCCACAtcagctgctggtggtggcggcagTTTGCACCGGAAGGACACATCGCTAACGTCGGTCAGCAGCAGTtcgtcggcggcggcgaccAGCAGTAAGATGCCCCTGCCAGAGATCGACCTGGAGGCGAAGTACGCGTTCTACTTCCACAAGGTGACCGAGTTTCCGCAGCCGATACCGTTCCTGAATGTGCCCAAAATCTATCAAAGCGAactgcggcagcagcagcagcagcagcaaggtgcCGCACAACCGCAACCGCCCCATCGGCAGTAA